From Saccharothrix espanaensis DSM 44229, the proteins below share one genomic window:
- a CDS encoding YybH family protein, whose translation MSSTVDTVDLVREAEEHGHRYVAAFNAGDIAALDTMYTEDAISVWEPGSPLSGQARKDALREFIAQKPKMTASLRESHVTADTALLVVDWTIEMGTEKFSGVGLDVLRRRGGQWLFAVDNPYGEQ comes from the coding sequence ATGAGCAGCACAGTCGACACCGTCGACCTCGTCCGCGAGGCCGAGGAGCACGGGCACCGCTACGTGGCGGCGTTCAACGCGGGTGACATCGCGGCGTTGGACACCATGTACACCGAGGACGCCATCTCGGTGTGGGAGCCCGGCTCCCCGCTGTCCGGCCAGGCGCGCAAGGACGCGCTGCGCGAGTTCATCGCGCAGAAGCCGAAGATGACCGCGAGCCTGCGGGAGTCCCACGTCACCGCGGACACCGCGCTGCTCGTCGTGGACTGGACGATCGAGATGGGCACCGAGAAGTTCAGCGGCGTCGGCCTCGACGTGCTCCGGCGGCGCGGCGGCCAGTGGCTGTTCGCCGTCGACAACCCCTACGGCGAGCAGTGA
- a CDS encoding flavin monoamine oxidase family protein: protein MSDHQSFRPALSRRGLLKGLGAGVLLAGAGYGAAHADTEIGGCDALVIGAGFAGITAARELRARGLNPRILEARSRIGGRTWTDTFAGVPVEMGGEAVDEKQPNVWREVQRYGIPLGTTLPAERLYMPQEFGVYDALPAAEVGPRLSQLFTPFFSGSQDMFPRPYEPLYRSDLVVPADSKSFRTRLDELGLTTAERLWVSGSFSGLAGGDSSRGAYTMLMQSWALSGHNFQGYLSVNTYHPTNGTQALLRAMLADARADVRFNSPVVSIEQTSSRVRVTTRGGQVYTAPVVVLAVPVNVWRNISFSPGLPAAYPQISTQGIGAPNVQKLWLLIEDDQGQFATQPPEGTVLGAVRPHTRTPEGLVMFGFGYDPNINFNDRAIVEQHLRRVVPNVRVKAVKTHNWATDPYALGGWSVRRPGQLAGPFPQVQQPRGRITFAGSDLANGWSGYIDGAIESGATAARQAAAVVGTPALAGVR from the coding sequence TTGTCCGACCACCAGTCATTCCGTCCTGCCTTATCCCGTCGCGGCCTGCTCAAGGGCCTGGGCGCGGGCGTCCTGCTGGCCGGCGCCGGCTACGGCGCGGCGCACGCCGACACCGAGATCGGCGGCTGCGACGCGCTGGTCATCGGCGCCGGTTTCGCCGGGATCACCGCGGCGCGCGAACTGCGCGCCAGAGGTCTGAACCCGCGGATCCTGGAGGCCCGCAGCCGCATCGGCGGCCGCACCTGGACCGACACGTTCGCGGGCGTCCCGGTCGAGATGGGCGGCGAGGCCGTCGACGAGAAGCAGCCCAACGTGTGGCGCGAGGTCCAGCGCTACGGCATCCCGCTGGGCACCACGCTGCCGGCCGAGCGGCTGTACATGCCGCAGGAGTTCGGCGTCTACGACGCGCTGCCCGCCGCCGAGGTCGGGCCGCGGCTGAGCCAGCTGTTCACGCCGTTCTTCAGCGGGTCGCAGGACATGTTCCCGCGCCCCTACGAGCCGCTGTACCGGTCGGACCTGGTCGTGCCCGCCGACTCGAAGTCCTTCCGCACGCGGCTGGACGAGCTCGGCCTGACCACCGCCGAACGGCTGTGGGTCAGCGGCTCGTTCAGCGGTCTCGCGGGCGGCGACTCCAGCCGGGGCGCGTACACCATGCTGATGCAGTCGTGGGCGTTGTCCGGGCACAACTTCCAGGGCTACCTGAGCGTGAACACCTACCACCCGACCAACGGCACGCAGGCGCTGCTGCGGGCGATGCTCGCCGACGCGCGCGCGGACGTCCGGTTCAACTCGCCGGTCGTGTCCATCGAGCAGACCAGCAGCCGGGTGCGGGTCACCACGCGCGGTGGGCAGGTCTACACCGCGCCCGTGGTGGTGCTCGCGGTGCCGGTCAACGTGTGGCGCAACATCTCGTTCAGCCCCGGCCTGCCGGCGGCGTACCCGCAGATCTCGACGCAGGGCATCGGCGCGCCCAACGTGCAGAAGCTGTGGCTGCTGATCGAGGACGACCAGGGCCAGTTCGCCACCCAGCCGCCGGAGGGCACCGTGCTCGGCGCGGTCCGCCCGCACACCCGCACGCCGGAGGGGCTGGTGATGTTCGGGTTCGGCTACGACCCGAACATCAACTTCAACGACCGCGCGATCGTGGAGCAGCACCTGCGCCGGGTGGTGCCCAACGTCCGGGTCAAGGCGGTCAAGACGCACAACTGGGCGACCGACCCGTACGCCCTGGGCGGCTGGTCGGTGCGCCGGCCCGGCCAGCTCGCCGGCCCGTTCCCGCAGGTGCAGCAGCCGCGCGGGCGGATCACGTTCGCGGGCAGCGACCTGGCCAACGGCTGGAGCGGTTACATCGACGGCGCCATCGAGTCCGGCGCCACCGCCGCGCGGCAGGCGGCGGCCGTGGTGGGCACGCCCGCGCTCGCGGGCGTCAGGTAG
- a CDS encoding acyl-CoA dehydrogenase family protein, protein MSAGAAAGPAAQVREAVTALIPTLRENGREAEDNRWIPQDNVDLLDKAGVFRLAVPARFGGLDVPLVDQAAVVSEVSRGCASTGWVASAWVQGGWVTSLFPDAVQEEVFAGGAVRVSGGLAPTAVLVPTDGGYLLTGSWGFNTGVRGAHWDFLAAVIPGEGEEYTPVYAMVPADQLTIADDWHVSAAAGTGSFTASAQDVFVPAHRVADAAELVTGTTGGRANAGATGRNYGLITYVMAMSVAVFTGAARGAYDTFVERARGRGIAYTDWTDLSAHPLTQVKVATAANKIAAAEALTHNFITALQDRADAGEHPTVADSVRVRGESGFAVQSAKEAVEALHEVAGASSLLRKEPFQRFHRDVLGLSRHGMLTPNTNLELQGRVLLGHEPDTLFL, encoded by the coding sequence GTGAGCGCCGGGGCGGCCGCCGGTCCGGCGGCGCAGGTGCGCGAGGCGGTCACCGCGCTGATCCCGACCCTGCGCGAGAACGGGCGCGAGGCCGAGGACAACCGCTGGATCCCGCAGGACAACGTCGACCTGCTGGACAAGGCGGGCGTGTTCCGGCTCGCCGTGCCCGCCCGGTTCGGCGGCCTGGACGTGCCGCTGGTCGACCAGGCCGCGGTCGTCTCGGAAGTCTCCCGGGGCTGCGCGTCCACCGGCTGGGTCGCGAGCGCGTGGGTGCAGGGCGGGTGGGTGACCAGCCTGTTCCCCGACGCCGTGCAGGAGGAGGTGTTCGCCGGCGGTGCCGTGCGGGTGTCCGGCGGCCTCGCGCCGACCGCGGTGCTCGTGCCGACCGACGGCGGCTACCTGCTCACCGGCTCGTGGGGCTTCAACACCGGAGTCCGGGGCGCGCACTGGGACTTCCTGGCCGCGGTCATCCCGGGCGAGGGCGAGGAGTACACGCCGGTCTACGCCATGGTCCCGGCCGACCAGCTCACGATCGCCGACGACTGGCACGTCAGCGCCGCCGCCGGCACCGGCAGCTTCACCGCCTCCGCGCAGGACGTGTTCGTCCCGGCGCACCGGGTCGCCGACGCCGCCGAACTGGTCACCGGCACCACCGGGGGCCGGGCGAACGCGGGCGCGACCGGGCGCAACTACGGCCTGATCACCTACGTGATGGCGATGTCGGTGGCCGTGTTCACCGGGGCGGCGCGCGGCGCGTACGACACGTTCGTCGAACGCGCCCGCGGGCGGGGCATCGCCTACACCGACTGGACCGACCTGTCGGCGCACCCGCTCACCCAGGTCAAGGTCGCCACCGCCGCGAACAAGATCGCCGCGGCGGAAGCCTTGACGCACAACTTCATCACGGCGTTGCAGGACCGCGCGGACGCGGGGGAGCACCCCACGGTCGCCGACAGCGTCCGCGTGCGCGGCGAGTCCGGGTTCGCGGTCCAGTCGGCCAAGGAGGCCGTCGAGGCGCTGCACGAGGTCGCGGGGGCGTCCTCGTTGCTGCGCAAGGAGCCGTTCCAGCGGTTCCACCGCGACGTCCTGGGCCTGTCCCGGCACGGGATGCTCACGCCGAACACGAACTTGGAGCTGCAGGGGCGCGTCCTGCTCGGGCACGAGCCGGACACGCTCTTCCTGTAG